From one Pontibacillus sp. HMF3514 genomic stretch:
- the gatB gene encoding Asp-tRNA(Asn)/Glu-tRNA(Gln) amidotransferase subunit GatB, translating to MNFETIIGIEVHVELKTASKIFSPSPNMFGDEPNTNVNPIDLGYPGVLPVLNEEVINYAMKAAMALNCDIATDTKFDRKNYFYPDNPKAYQISQFDQPLGENGYIDIEVDGKTKRIGITRLHVEEDAGKLTHSDDGYSLVDYNRQGTPLVEIVSEPDIRSPKEAYAYLEKLKNIIQYTGVSDCKMEEGSLRADANISIRPIGQDEFGTKTELKNLNSFSFVQKGLEFEEQRQEKALLAGEEILQETRRFDESSKKTILMRVKEGSDDYRYFPEPDLVPLYINDDWKERIRAEIPELPDARKERYVKELELPEYDAMVLTNNKALSDFFEETINAGADVKQASNWLMGEVSAYMNKNYKEIHELALTPEGLAKMIKLIEDGTISSKIAKKVFAELVENGGDPEKIVKDKGLVQISDEGQLREIITGILDENPQSIEDYKNGKDRALGFLVGQTMKATKGQANPPMVNKIILEEIEKR from the coding sequence ATGAACTTCGAAACGATTATCGGAATTGAAGTCCACGTAGAATTAAAAACTGCATCGAAAATTTTCAGCCCGAGTCCGAACATGTTTGGTGATGAGCCGAATACAAACGTGAACCCGATCGACTTAGGGTACCCAGGTGTTTTACCGGTTTTAAATGAAGAAGTTATTAATTACGCAATGAAGGCTGCTATGGCATTAAACTGTGACATTGCTACTGATACGAAATTTGACCGAAAGAACTATTTCTACCCAGATAACCCGAAAGCTTATCAAATTTCTCAGTTTGATCAGCCACTAGGTGAAAACGGATATATCGATATTGAAGTAGACGGTAAAACGAAGCGAATCGGTATTACACGTCTTCATGTTGAAGAAGATGCGGGTAAACTTACGCACAGTGATGATGGCTACTCCCTAGTAGACTACAATCGTCAAGGGACACCACTTGTTGAGATTGTATCTGAGCCAGACATTCGCTCTCCAAAAGAAGCATATGCTTACTTGGAAAAGCTGAAGAATATCATTCAATATACAGGCGTTTCGGATTGTAAGATGGAAGAAGGTTCGCTTCGTGCTGACGCAAACATTTCCATTCGCCCAATCGGCCAAGACGAATTTGGTACTAAAACAGAATTAAAGAACTTAAACTCCTTCTCTTTCGTTCAAAAAGGACTAGAGTTTGAAGAGCAGCGTCAGGAAAAAGCATTACTTGCAGGCGAAGAGATCCTACAAGAAACACGTCGTTTTGATGAGTCTTCTAAAAAGACGATTCTGATGCGTGTTAAAGAAGGATCAGACGACTATCGTTATTTCCCGGAGCCGGACCTAGTTCCTCTTTACATTAACGATGATTGGAAAGAACGCATACGTGCTGAGATTCCTGAGCTTCCAGATGCTCGTAAAGAACGTTACGTGAAAGAACTAGAGTTACCTGAATACGATGCAATGGTTCTTACAAATAACAAAGCTCTATCTGATTTCTTTGAAGAAACGATCAACGCTGGAGCTGATGTGAAGCAAGCTTCTAACTGGTTAATGGGTGAAGTATCTGCTTACATGAATAAGAACTACAAAGAAATTCATGAACTTGCATTAACACCAGAAGGCCTTGCGAAAATGATCAAATTGATCGAAGACGGAACCATTTCTTCTAAAATTGCGAAGAAAGTATTTGCTGAGCTAGTTGAAAACGGTGGCGATCCAGAGAAAATCGTTAAGGACAAAGGTCTTGTGCAGATCTCAGATGAAGGACAACTTCGTGAGATTATCACAGGTATTCTTGATGAAAACCCACAGTCCATTGAAGACTATAAGAACGGTAAAGACCGTGCCCTAGGCTTCCTTGTTGGACAGACGATGAAAGCGACCAAAGGACAGGCAAACCCACCTATGGTTAACAAAATCATCTTAGAAGAGATCGAAAAACGCTAG
- the gatA gene encoding Asp-tRNA(Asn)/Glu-tRNA(Gln) amidotransferase subunit GatA, whose product MSLFDHKLSEIQEWLHNKEISVNDLLDEAFKRIEEVDGEVKSFLTLNEEGARERAKELDELRGTKEGRGLLFGMPIAIKDNIVTKGLRTTAASQILDNLYDPLYDAHVVQKLNNAESVTVGKLNMDEFAMGSSNENSSYFPTRNPWNTDYVPGGSSGASAASVAAGEVPFSLGSDTGGSIRQPAAYCGVVGLKPTYGRVSRFGLIAFASSLDQIGPLTRTVEDNAYILETIAGHDKMDSTSADVEVPKYTEALTGDVKDLKIAVPKEYLGEGVSEEVKTAVQNAIKEYEKMGATWEEVTLPHSKYALSTYYLISSSEASANLARFDGVRYGRRSEKAENMLDMFKLSRSEGFGDEVKRRIMLGTFALSSGYYDAYYKKAQQVRTLIKKDFDDIFENYDVIIGPTTPTPAFKVGSKTDDPLTMYANDILTIPVNLAGVPGISVPCGFSSEGLPIGLQIIGKHFDESTVYRAAHAFEQATDYHKQKPSLGGAQ is encoded by the coding sequence ATGTCTCTTTTTGATCATAAGCTTTCAGAAATACAGGAATGGCTACATAACAAAGAGATCTCCGTTAATGATCTTTTAGATGAAGCCTTTAAGCGTATTGAAGAAGTTGATGGAGAAGTAAAATCCTTTTTAACACTTAACGAAGAAGGAGCTCGTGAGCGTGCAAAAGAACTAGATGAATTACGAGGCACGAAAGAAGGTCGTGGCTTGTTATTTGGTATGCCGATCGCGATTAAAGATAACATTGTAACAAAAGGCTTACGTACAACAGCAGCAAGCCAGATTTTGGACAACCTTTATGATCCTTTATACGATGCTCATGTTGTTCAAAAGCTAAATAATGCTGAGTCTGTAACAGTTGGAAAACTTAACATGGACGAATTTGCTATGGGTTCTTCAAACGAAAACTCTAGCTACTTCCCTACACGTAATCCTTGGAACACGGATTATGTTCCAGGAGGATCTAGTGGTGCATCAGCAGCGTCCGTAGCTGCAGGTGAAGTTCCGTTCTCTCTAGGTTCTGACACAGGTGGCTCTATCCGTCAACCTGCAGCGTATTGTGGTGTTGTAGGTCTTAAACCAACATACGGTCGTGTATCTCGTTTTGGTCTGATCGCTTTTGCGTCATCCCTTGACCAAATTGGACCGTTAACACGTACTGTAGAGGATAATGCATATATTCTTGAAACAATTGCTGGGCATGACAAAATGGACTCTACTTCAGCAGATGTAGAAGTACCAAAATATACAGAAGCATTAACAGGTGATGTAAAAGACCTGAAAATTGCTGTACCTAAGGAGTACCTTGGTGAAGGTGTATCTGAAGAAGTTAAAACAGCTGTTCAAAATGCAATTAAAGAATATGAGAAGATGGGAGCAACATGGGAAGAGGTTACACTTCCTCACTCTAAGTATGCCCTATCAACGTATTACCTAATTTCATCCTCAGAAGCATCTGCAAACCTTGCTCGCTTCGATGGGGTTCGTTATGGTCGTCGTTCTGAAAAAGCAGAGAACATGCTAGACATGTTTAAGCTTTCCCGTAGCGAAGGCTTTGGTGATGAAGTGAAGCGCCGTATTATGCTTGGTACATTTGCGTTAAGCTCTGGTTACTATGATGCTTACTATAAAAAAGCGCAACAAGTACGTACGCTAATCAAGAAGGACTTTGACGACATTTTCGAAAACTATGACGTCATCATTGGACCTACTACACCAACACCAGCCTTTAAAGTTGGTTCAAAAACAGATGATCCATTAACGATGTATGCTAACGACATCCTAACGATCCCTGTGAACTTAGCGGGTGTTCCGGGTATTTCCGTACCTTGTGGCTTCTCTTCAGAAGGCTTACCGATCGGCTTACAAATCATCGGAAAGCACTTTGATGAAAGCACAGTGTATCGTGCAGCGCACGCTTTTGAACAAGCAACAGATTACCATAAGCAAAAACCGTCCCTGGGAGGTGCCCAATAA
- a CDS encoding immunoglobulin-like domain-containing protein gives MKKYSMLLLGILTLLLFWGCTSSEDEAKMIPSKYKNISNTYKGEDFQLSMNSSKDFYSPFLDEITFEMKHQGKGIVTFGTPFIVERYKDGEWYKVPFRGDYGFNSIGLTLNFNYNTYNQTVSMREYGLNFEKGVYRFVKDFDIEDSRKKFTLAAVFKVE, from the coding sequence GTGAAGAAATACTCTATGCTTTTATTAGGAATACTGACTTTATTGTTGTTCTGGGGATGTACGTCATCAGAGGATGAAGCAAAAATGATTCCATCAAAATATAAGAATATCTCCAATACATACAAAGGGGAAGATTTTCAACTCTCCATGAATTCTTCAAAGGATTTTTATAGCCCCTTCTTAGATGAGATTACATTTGAAATGAAACATCAAGGTAAAGGGATTGTTACCTTTGGAACACCCTTTATTGTTGAACGATATAAAGATGGAGAGTGGTACAAGGTTCCTTTTCGAGGTGACTATGGGTTTAATAGCATCGGTCTAACTTTGAATTTCAACTATAATACTTACAATCAAACAGTGAGTATGAGGGAATATGGTCTTAATTTTGAAAAGGGAGTTTATCGCTTTGTAAAAGATTTCGATATTGAAGATTCCCGTAAAAAATTTACTTTAGCTGCCGTATTTAAGGTTGAATAG
- the gatC gene encoding Asp-tRNA(Asn)/Glu-tRNA(Gln) amidotransferase subunit GatC: MSRIDKEQVKHVAHLARLHVSEEEADKFTKQLDDIISMAEQLNELDTEGVEPTTHVLDLKNVMRKDEPKKWITQDEALKNAPEKQDGQIRVPSILE, translated from the coding sequence ATGTCACGCATTGATAAAGAACAAGTAAAGCACGTTGCTCATTTAGCACGTTTACATGTTTCTGAAGAAGAAGCAGATAAGTTTACAAAGCAGCTAGACGATATCATCTCGATGGCTGAACAGTTAAATGAATTAGATACTGAAGGTGTAGAACCAACTACACACGTTTTAGATTTGAAAAATGTCATGCGTAAAGATGAACCGAAAAAATGGATTACGCAAGATGAAGCATTGAAAAACGCACCGGAAAAACAAGATGGCCAAATCCGTGTGCCATCCATTTTGGAATAG
- the pruA gene encoding L-glutamate gamma-semialdehyde dehydrogenase, whose protein sequence is MVVPYTHEPFTDFSLPENRQAMEEALKKVEADFGKEYPLVIGGERIYTDDKITSFNPANKEEVIGYVSKANKELAEQAMKVADDTFQWWRKSKPEMRADILFRAAAIVRRRKHEFTAHLVKEGGKPWKEADADTAEAIDFMEYYGRQMLEIKDGAQANSRPIENNQFDYIPLGVSVVFSPWNFLFAIMCGTAVAPMVSGNTVILKPASLTPIIAYKMMEVLEEAGLPAGVINYLPGPGAEVGDYLVDHPRTRLISFTGSREVGTRIYERAAKVQPGQKWLKRVIAEMGGKDTIIVDNEADLELAAESIVHSAFGFSGQKCSACSRVVAHEDVYDSLLKRVVELTEERVTVNDPHDGKTFMGPVIDQGAYDKIMGYIETGRKEGKLMTGGEGDNSKGFFIQPTIIADLDPKAVVMQEEIFGPVLGFTKGKDFDELIEIANNTEYGLTGAVISNNRLHIEQAREDFMVGNLYFNRGCTAAIVGYHPFGGFNMSGTDSKAGGPGYLLHHMQGKTTSEML, encoded by the coding sequence ATGGTAGTACCATACACACATGAACCATTCACTGACTTTTCTCTACCAGAGAATCGTCAAGCAATGGAGGAAGCATTAAAGAAAGTTGAGGCGGATTTTGGAAAAGAATATCCTCTCGTTATTGGGGGAGAGAGAATCTACACGGATGACAAAATCACATCCTTTAATCCTGCCAACAAGGAAGAAGTAATAGGATATGTTTCAAAAGCGAACAAAGAATTAGCTGAGCAAGCTATGAAGGTTGCGGACGACACATTCCAATGGTGGCGTAAATCAAAACCGGAAATGCGAGCAGATATTTTATTCCGAGCTGCAGCTATTGTACGTCGTCGTAAACATGAATTTACAGCACATCTTGTAAAAGAAGGCGGTAAACCGTGGAAAGAGGCTGATGCTGATACTGCAGAAGCGATCGACTTCATGGAATACTACGGCCGACAGATGCTTGAAATAAAAGATGGGGCACAAGCGAATAGCCGACCTATTGAAAACAACCAATTCGATTACATTCCATTAGGTGTGAGTGTAGTATTCTCACCTTGGAATTTCCTTTTTGCTATTATGTGCGGAACAGCAGTGGCACCAATGGTTTCTGGAAACACTGTTATTTTAAAACCTGCAAGCCTGACTCCAATCATTGCTTATAAGATGATGGAAGTATTAGAGGAAGCTGGATTACCAGCTGGTGTCATAAACTACTTACCTGGACCAGGTGCTGAAGTAGGGGATTACTTAGTGGATCACCCACGTACTCGCCTTATTTCCTTCACGGGATCACGTGAAGTTGGGACTCGAATTTATGAGCGTGCCGCAAAAGTTCAACCAGGCCAGAAGTGGTTGAAGCGTGTTATTGCTGAAATGGGTGGGAAAGATACCATTATTGTCGATAATGAGGCAGATCTAGAATTAGCTGCAGAATCGATTGTTCATTCCGCATTTGGTTTCAGTGGACAGAAATGTTCTGCATGTTCACGTGTAGTAGCTCATGAGGATGTGTATGATAGTTTATTAAAACGTGTTGTTGAGCTGACAGAAGAACGTGTTACCGTAAATGATCCACACGATGGAAAAACATTCATGGGCCCTGTTATCGATCAAGGTGCTTATGACAAAATCATGGGCTATATTGAAACAGGTCGTAAAGAAGGAAAGCTTATGACTGGTGGTGAGGGAGATAACTCTAAAGGATTCTTCATACAACCGACTATTATTGCTGACCTAGATCCAAAAGCAGTTGTGATGCAGGAAGAGATCTTCGGACCAGTTTTAGGATTTACCAAAGGAAAAGATTTTGATGAGTTAATCGAGATTGCAAATAACACAGAATATGGTTTAACGGGGGCTGTTATTTCAAATAACCGTCTTCATATCGAGCAAGCTCGTGAGGACTTCATGGTAGGTAACCTATACTTCAACCGTGGATGTACAGCGGCAATTGTAGGCTATCATCCATTTGGTGGTTTCAATATGTCGGGTACAGACTCCAAGGCTGGTGGACCTGGATACCTTCTACATCATATGCAAGGTAAAACAACATCTGAAATGCTTTAA
- the putP gene encoding sodium/proline symporter PutP: MSTATLITFIIYLIGMLLIGLAAYRLTSNLSDYVLGGRRLGPGVAALSAGASDMSGWLLLGLPGAIYAGGLSSAWIGVGLAIGAYLNWQFVARRLRNYTEVANDSITVPDFFENRFRDNSHVLRVISALVILLFFTFYTSSGMVAGAKLFEASFGLGYEQALWIGAIVIISYTFLGGFLAVSWTDFVQGILMFLALIAVPIVAISELGGWNQVMQTVGEIDPSRLDMVKGVGVLAVISSMAWGLGYFGQPHILTRFMALRSSKDVPKARFIGMTWMILGLYGAIFTGFVGLAYVSDVANAGNLAEFGVKVVTDGGVQMLDDPEKIFIAFSQILFHPVIAGILLAAILSAIMSTIDSQLLVSSSAVAEDFYKAILRKNASERELVWVGRISVGVIALIAILLAYNPESSVLGLVSYAWAGFGASFGPIILLSLFWKQLGTGLYEIVPGFILCALVAIVVSLMSRRPSDEIIAEFDQAKSM, translated from the coding sequence ATGAGTACTGCTACGTTAATTACGTTTATTATTTATTTAATTGGAATGCTTTTAATTGGTCTAGCGGCTTATCGCTTGACTAGTAATTTATCAGACTATGTATTAGGTGGACGCCGCCTTGGACCAGGTGTTGCTGCATTAAGTGCCGGAGCATCAGACATGAGTGGTTGGTTGCTACTTGGATTACCTGGTGCCATTTACGCTGGAGGTTTATCTAGTGCTTGGATTGGTGTCGGACTTGCTATTGGTGCCTACTTAAACTGGCAATTTGTTGCGCGTCGACTACGTAATTATACGGAGGTTGCCAACGATTCAATCACAGTGCCAGACTTCTTTGAAAATCGCTTCCGTGACAACTCGCATGTTTTGCGTGTTATCTCCGCACTTGTTATTTTACTATTTTTCACATTCTATACGTCTTCTGGTATGGTAGCCGGAGCAAAATTATTTGAAGCATCCTTTGGTTTAGGGTATGAACAAGCTCTATGGATTGGTGCTATTGTTATTATTTCGTACACATTTTTAGGTGGATTCTTAGCAGTAAGTTGGACGGACTTCGTTCAAGGAATCCTAATGTTCTTAGCTCTTATCGCTGTACCAATTGTGGCTATTAGTGAACTTGGTGGATGGAATCAAGTTATGCAAACAGTAGGGGAAATTGATCCAAGCCGTTTAGACATGGTTAAAGGTGTTGGCGTATTAGCTGTTATTTCTTCTATGGCATGGGGACTTGGTTACTTTGGTCAGCCACATATCTTAACACGTTTTATGGCATTACGTTCTTCTAAAGATGTACCAAAAGCTCGTTTCATCGGTATGACTTGGATGATCCTAGGTCTATATGGTGCTATCTTTACTGGTTTTGTTGGTCTAGCTTATGTAAGTGACGTTGCTAACGCTGGCAACTTAGCAGAGTTTGGTGTAAAAGTTGTAACTGATGGTGGAGTTCAGATGTTAGATGACCCTGAGAAAATCTTCATTGCATTCTCTCAAATCTTATTCCACCCAGTGATTGCAGGTATTCTATTAGCAGCAATTCTATCTGCAATCATGAGTACAATTGACTCTCAGCTACTTGTATCATCTTCAGCTGTAGCGGAGGACTTTTATAAAGCAATCCTTCGTAAAAATGCATCTGAACGTGAGCTTGTATGGGTAGGTCGTATTTCTGTTGGTGTAATTGCACTAATTGCTATCCTACTTGCTTACAACCCGGAAAGCTCAGTGCTTGGCCTTGTAAGTTATGCTTGGGCAGGATTTGGTGCTTCATTCGGTCCAATTATCTTGCTTTCTTTATTCTGGAAGCAATTAGGAACAGGTCTTTACGAAATTGTTCCAGGTTTCATTCTATGTGCACTAGTAGCTATAGTTGTTAGTCTAATGAGCCGTCGTCCAAGTGACGAAATCATTGCAGAATTCGATCAAGCAAAAAGCATGTAA
- a CDS encoding helix-turn-helix domain-containing protein — protein sequence MAKHFISGTILLLSISIFYLGFQLHGVAKVDNMAEALEHEEDSSKASIVSMEKGLWTLEEAATYLSLTSKELDEIIVSQRLIRMKRTSYPTYDYIPYVQINGKFYFNKTNLDKWIQQAVYEKIGG from the coding sequence ATGGCTAAACACTTTATTAGTGGAACAATTTTATTATTAAGTATATCAATCTTTTATTTAGGGTTTCAGTTGCACGGTGTAGCAAAAGTAGATAACATGGCTGAAGCTCTTGAGCATGAAGAAGATTCATCAAAAGCTTCCATTGTAAGTATGGAAAAGGGGTTGTGGACACTTGAGGAAGCTGCTACTTATTTAAGCCTTACATCCAAAGAGCTTGATGAGATTATTGTTTCGCAAAGGTTAATACGAATGAAGCGTACCTCCTATCCTACATATGATTATATCCCGTATGTTCAAATTAATGGAAAGTTCTATTTTAATAAAACAAACTTAGATAAGTGGATTCAACAAGCGGTCTACGAAAAAATAGGTGGATAA
- a CDS encoding cyclopropane-fatty-acyl-phospholipid synthase family protein: protein MEWANQFYSKMFSWAESETTGIFNDLREDLVDKLEVYVDQPIEHILELGAGSGQFAVAAAKRGYKVTVIELVPKAINLMKKLASEHGVENNLHIIEGNFYKVDVQGPFDVVCYWDGFGIGSDEDQQRLLNRVSQWLKSDGMALIDIYTPWYWAKVAGEEMKLGHIARRYNFDPVGCKMVDTWWHKNEPESKVTQYLRCYSPADLNLLLKESDLHLDKIQVGGEMDYESREFIPETILERAMSYLAKLVKP, encoded by the coding sequence ATGGAATGGGCCAATCAGTTTTACAGTAAAATGTTTAGTTGGGCTGAATCCGAAACAACTGGAATCTTTAATGATTTAAGAGAAGATTTGGTAGATAAGCTTGAAGTATATGTCGACCAACCTATTGAACATATTTTAGAATTAGGGGCTGGAAGTGGACAATTTGCCGTTGCCGCAGCTAAAAGAGGATACAAAGTGACAGTTATCGAACTTGTTCCTAAAGCAATTAACCTCATGAAAAAACTTGCTTCTGAACATGGAGTAGAGAATAACCTTCATATTATAGAGGGGAACTTTTATAAGGTGGATGTACAAGGTCCGTTTGATGTGGTTTGTTATTGGGATGGATTTGGGATCGGATCAGATGAAGACCAACAGAGATTATTAAATCGTGTCTCCCAATGGCTTAAATCAGATGGTATGGCTTTAATCGACATCTATACACCTTGGTATTGGGCAAAAGTTGCGGGCGAGGAAATGAAGTTAGGCCATATCGCCAGACGATATAACTTTGACCCAGTGGGATGTAAAATGGTTGATACTTGGTGGCATAAGAATGAGCCTGAAAGTAAAGTAACTCAATACCTCCGATGTTATTCACCTGCTGATTTAAACTTGTTATTGAAAGAATCCGATTTACATTTAGATAAAATCCAAGTGGGTGGAGAGATGGATTATGAATCACGAGAGTTTATTCCAGAAACCATTTTAGAACGCGCTATGTCTTATTTAGCCAAATTGGTTAAACCGTAA